Proteins encoded by one window of Cloeon dipterum chromosome 2, ieCloDipt1.1, whole genome shotgun sequence:
- the LOC135937374 gene encoding myosin-14-like produces MDGSADSRPKVTWAAEGAGATSNAGDLLAALNQQVDPGEDPRNIVSEEGQRRKLANDLQVYERQVEVMKAMVGNLGEVASGKEAALSNLRAGVRALKDAGTALDGLASQLRRQRHLSSEEELAPLRRQLEDDAYNVERLRQLVASCKSDVDGTTSAIAALKERTADELNALRMNYVGEVEKGELRLKEARRAHEQARLEKERWKERRREQVRRLEDVNDEVEALKRDFQKLADERARIHREQQQLEADDLKLRRAYNFDALEQRCQQNKRDAAQYAEQHAAIQVSLLRRPVFTKLLRTPIDS; encoded by the exons ATGGACGGATCCGCGGATTCCCGTCCGAAGGTAACGTGGGCTGCGGAGGGCGCGGGCGCCACCAGCAACGCGGGCGACCTTCTCGCCGCCCTCAACCAGCAGGTCGACCCTGGAGAGGACCCCAGGAACATCGTCAGCGAGGAGGGACAGCGCCGGAAACTGGCTAATGACTTGCAG GTGTACGAGCGTCAGGTGGAGGTGATGAAAGCGATGGTGGGCAACCTGGGCGAGGTCGCGAGCGGCAAAGAGGCGGCCCTGAGCAACCTGAGGGCAGGCGTGCGCGCGTTGAAGGACGCCGGCACCGCCCTGGACGGGCTGGCGTCGCAGCTGCGGCGCCAGCGGCACCTGAGCAGCGAGGAGGAGCTGGCGCCGCTGCGCCGACAGCTCGAGGACGACGCCTACAACGTCGAGCGGCTGCGGCAACTCGTCGCCTCGTGCAAGAGCGACGTCGACGGCACCACCAGCGCCATCGCCGCGCTCAAGGAACGCACGGCCGACGAACTAAACGCACTCAG GATGAATTACGTCGGGGAGGTGGAGAAGGGGGAGCTGCGCTTGAAGGAGGCGCGCCGTGCGCACGAGCAGGCGCGTTTGGAGAAGGAGCGGTGGAAGGAGCGCCGGCGCGAGCAGGTGCGTCGTCTCGAGGACGTCAACGACGAGGTTGAGGCCCTGAAgcgtgattttcaaaaactagcCGACGAGCGTGCCCGAATTCACCGGGAGCAACAGCAGCTCGAGGCCGACGACCTCAAACTGCGCAGGGCGTACAACTTTGACGCTTTAGAACAGCGCTGCCAACAGAACAAACGCGACGCCGCCCAGTACGCTGAACAGCATGCCGCCATTCAGGTCAGTCTTTTAAGAAGACCGGTTTTTACGAAGTTACTGAgaacaccaatcgattcctga
- the LOC135936106 gene encoding centrosomal protein of 83 kDa-like — MSEEKTRKCRLTRDLAEAEQERESLEKRHQELMLETHRLIDACLEKRELRDSVIAQTADHEREMLGKLEEAKESISREYAAMGARLSATRRSSCALLRSAEEETERARAELERRRAALNEELQVLNGCLEATRAAAEHEAASAGRFYARVEHELDQSCRSIGQGIGVDLELMEARVQRLAVRTNRELPFMHARLDELRAKHELRSRELALLLKLTDAEAAVKVVDERDQELQALVKEVELEIASLSGTLTRRSRMEHELRQQLKQLGVVPSEFALPVDQDADESDANASGADAEADDLKTALQQRVAKIQQSVKQLGWSDD; from the exons ATGTCCGAGGAGAAGACGCGCAAGTGCCGGTTGACGCGTGACCTGGCTGAGGCCGAGCAGGAGCGCGAATCCCTCGAGAAGCGGCACCAGGAGCTGATGCTTGAGACGCACCGCCTCATCGACGCCTGCCTTGAAAAGCGCGAGCTGCGAGACAGTGTCATCGCCCAAACAGCAGACCACGAACGGGAAATGCTcgg GAAGCTGGAGGAGGCCAAAGAAAGCATTTCACGCGAATACGCGGCGATGGGGGCGCGCCTGTCGGCGACTCGGCGAAGCTCTTGCGCGCTGCTGCGTTCTGCCGAGGAGGAGACGGAAAGGGCGCGTGCGGAGCTCGAGCGGCGCCGCGCGGCCCTGAACGAAGAGCTGCAGGTGCTGAACGGCTGTCTGGAGGCGACCAGGGCGGCCGCGGAGCACGAGGCGGCCTCGGCCGGCCGCTTCTACGCCAGGGTCGAGCACGAACTGGACCAGAGCTGCAGGTCGATCGGCCAGGGCATCGGCGTCGACCTGGAACTGATGGAGGCGCGCGTGCAGCGCCTCGCCGTCCGCACCAACCGCGAGCTGCCCTTCATGCACGCCAGGCTCGACGAGCTCAGGGCCAAACACGAGCTCAGGTCCAGGGAGCTCGCGCTATTACTCAAACTGACCGACGCCGAGGCAGCGGTCAAGGTGGTCGACGAAAGGGACCAAGAACTCCAGGCCCTGGTCAAAG AGGTGGAGCTCGAGATTGCCTCCCTGAGCGGCACACTGACCAGACGCAGCAGAATGGAGCACGAGCTGAGGCAGCAACTCAAGCAACTCGGCGTCGTCCCTTCCGAATTCGCCCTGCCAGTCGACCAGGACGCCGACGAAAGCGACGCCAACGCCAG tgGGGCAGACGCTGAAGCAGACGACCTGAAGACGGCGCTGCAGCAGAGAGTGGCGAAAATTCAACAGAGCGTGAAGCAACTGGGCTGGAGCGACGATTGA
- the LOC135937373 gene encoding uncharacterized protein LOC135937373, which yields MDGSADSRPKVTWPAEGAGATSNAGDLLAALNQQVDPGEDPRNIVSAEGQRRKLANDLQVYERQVEVMKAMVGNLGEVASGKEAALSNLRAGVRALKDAGTALDGLASQLRRQRHLSSEEELAPLRRQLDDDAYNVERLRQLVASCKSDVDGTTSAIAALKERTADELNALRYADAIEYRF from the exons ATGGACGGATCCGCGGATTCCCGTCCGAAGGTAACGTGGCCTGCGGAGGGCGCGGGCGCCACCAGCAACGCGGGCGACCTTCTCGCCGCCCTCAACCAGCAGGTCGACCCTGGAGAGGACCCCAGGAACATCGTCAGCGCGGAGGGACAGCGCCGGAAACTGGCTAATGACTTGCAG GTGTACGAGCGTCAGGTGGAGGTGATGAAAGCGATGGTGGGCAACCTGGGCGAGGTCGCGAGCGGCAAAGAGGCGGCCCTGAGCAACCTGAGGGCAGGCGTGCGCGCGTTGAAGGACGCCGGCACCGCCCTGGACGGGCTGGCGTCGCAGCTGCGGCGCCAGCGGCACCTGAGCAGCGAGGAGGAGCTGGCGCCGCTGCGCCGACAGCTCGACGACGACGCCTACAACGTCGAGCGGCTGCGGCAACTCGTCGCCTCGTGCAAGAGCGACGTCGACGGCACCACCAGCGCCATCGCCGCGCTCAAGGAACGCACGGCCGACGAACTAAACGCACTCAGGTACGCAGATGCCATTGAGTATAGATTTTAA